A section of the Clostridium felsineum DSM 794 genome encodes:
- a CDS encoding SAVED domain-containing protein: MVNKTKNYTTKSGKILLVIQLTQPIKKADLQNVLQDNDYILKYEILQTINYDVVDSSHEINDYTNKILSDITEIHKNPNITQIKICVAASGALFLHWELNSVKLRIRIQ; the protein is encoded by the coding sequence ATAGTAAATAAAACAAAAAACTATACAACGAAGAGTGGAAAAATACTTTTAGTGATACAGTTAACACAGCCAATTAAAAAAGCTGACTTACAGAATGTTCTTCAGGATAATGATTATATTTTAAAATATGAGATCCTTCAGACAATAAATTATGATGTGGTCGATTCATCGCATGAAATAAATGATTATACAAATAAAATTTTATCTGATATAACTGAAATTCATAAGAATCCCAACATAACACAGATTAAGATTTGTGTTGCTGCATCAGGAGCATTATTTTTGCATTGGGAACTAAATTCAGTAAAACTCAGAATAAGGATACAGTAA
- a CDS encoding GDSL-type esterase/lipase family protein, with translation MLINKKLALILAITLAVQTGGSFICSQKVEATNQSSSITKTKLQTTVTVEKRNTSKVDKKNKISDSSYKFNFTNKSKNGYTSVPGVTIYNDSTGYGFVNKTNAFPARDVHTSQIVSTSNGFQITEPSFQVDASDPKNNYNNYGMDFRIKAPAGAYKVHVKTTSDTKDTTVAISGMNTSRLLKGGSWDMAGLVPIKNIVSAKGNEWTYNYVNGQNYMDIEVEPNNVNVPVGIQEIALEPIAPKKNTDRSIPTIFELGDSTVTSYDFDQAPMSSWGELLNNMFDLKKVNVINYSAGGRSLKNMYFEGRLNDILLTGKEGDYVLVQSGHNDEVTDENVRWGRGATEEQYEAYLRNVFVPAIKSRGMIPVFVTPMSRIKSDAKPGYTYVNSFVKRKFPDIMKKVGADMGVNVLDLNSESVKYYNELGVEGTTAVFMSIEAGETPGKTNEGSYANGHPANKVDGTHYKEALAKQFARIVATEFSKRAKEGNNDATRVVSYMKANVKDAIKSGNWDKVFPEIAKDTVKGEGAYYRNQIEKLIQLRVLSKDANGNFNPQNTITVKQYVAAINKTMKLNKNVLSKYNSSSILTREAMGAILDDAYHSKFSEKPKYMTDYNGKTVVPGDPNYDPNLDSGAKEVMYYPIISYEQLKDTSSISAQYVDKIKDAYNLGLIRSENGIARGKMQDGNLFEPAVQVTREKAAKTLYFMWVMSNDVNDLDDLSHINHAR, from the coding sequence ATGTTAATAAATAAGAAATTAGCTTTAATTTTAGCTATTACATTAGCAGTTCAAACAGGCGGGAGTTTTATATGTTCACAAAAAGTAGAAGCAACAAATCAAAGTTCATCTATAACTAAGACCAAACTACAGACAACAGTAACTGTAGAAAAGCGGAATACATCTAAAGTAGATAAAAAGAATAAGATAAGTGATTCTTCTTATAAGTTTAATTTTACTAATAAAAGTAAGAATGGATATACATCAGTACCAGGAGTAACAATATATAATGATTCCACTGGATACGGTTTCGTTAACAAAACAAATGCATTTCCAGCAAGAGATGTGCATACTTCACAGATTGTTTCAACATCAAATGGATTTCAAATTACAGAACCAAGCTTTCAAGTAGATGCAAGTGATCCAAAGAATAACTATAATAACTATGGGATGGATTTTCGTATTAAAGCCCCAGCAGGTGCTTACAAAGTGCACGTTAAGACAACTTCTGATACTAAAGATACAACAGTTGCAATTTCAGGAATGAACACAAGCAGATTGTTAAAAGGTGGCTCTTGGGATATGGCAGGGTTAGTTCCAATAAAAAATATTGTTTCTGCTAAAGGAAATGAATGGACGTATAACTATGTTAATGGTCAGAACTATATGGATATTGAAGTTGAACCTAATAATGTAAATGTGCCAGTTGGTATTCAAGAAATTGCTTTAGAACCAATAGCACCAAAGAAAAATACTGATAGGAGTATTCCAACCATCTTTGAGTTAGGTGATTCTACAGTAACATCATATGATTTTGATCAAGCGCCAATGAGTTCTTGGGGAGAATTACTAAACAATATGTTTGATTTGAAAAAGGTAAACGTAATTAACTATTCTGCTGGAGGACGCTCTTTAAAAAATATGTATTTTGAAGGTCGTTTAAACGATATTTTATTAACTGGAAAAGAAGGAGATTATGTTTTAGTTCAATCAGGTCATAATGATGAAGTTACAGATGAAAATGTAAGATGGGGAAGAGGTGCAACAGAAGAACAGTATGAAGCGTACCTGAGAAATGTATTTGTACCTGCTATAAAATCAAGAGGTATGATTCCAGTGTTTGTAACACCTATGTCAAGAATTAAAAGTGATGCAAAACCAGGATATACCTATGTAAATTCATTTGTAAAAAGAAAATTTCCTGATATTATGAAAAAAGTAGGAGCAGATATGGGAGTAAATGTACTTGATTTAAACTCAGAAAGTGTTAAGTACTATAATGAACTTGGAGTAGAAGGTACAACAGCAGTTTTTATGTCTATAGAAGCTGGAGAAACTCCAGGTAAGACAAATGAAGGAAGTTATGCTAATGGACATCCTGCAAATAAAGTTGACGGAACACACTACAAGGAAGCACTTGCTAAGCAATTTGCACGAATAGTTGCTACAGAATTTTCAAAACGGGCAAAGGAAGGAAATAATGATGCGACTAGAGTTGTTTCATATATGAAAGCTAATGTAAAAGATGCTATTAAATCAGGAAATTGGGATAAGGTATTCCCTGAAATAGCTAAGGACACAGTTAAAGGGGAAGGGGCATACTACAGAAATCAAATAGAAAAACTTATACAGCTTCGTGTATTAAGTAAGGATGCCAATGGGAACTTTAATCCCCAAAATACGATAACAGTTAAACAATATGTAGCAGCAATCAATAAAACTATGAAATTAAATAAAAATGTATTATCAAAATATAATAGTTCTAGTATTTTGACTAGGGAAGCAATGGGAGCTATATTAGATGATGCATATCATTCTAAATTTTCAGAGAAACCTAAGTATATGACAGATTATAATGGGAAAACGGTAGTGCCAGGTGATCCAAATTATGATCCCAACTTAGACTCTGGAGCTAAAGAAGTTATGTATTATCCAATTATATCGTATGAGCAACTTAAGGATACAAGTTCTATATCAGCACAATATGTTGATAAGATAAAAGATGCATATAATTTAGGATTAATTCGTTCTGAAAATGGAATTGCAAGAGGAAAAATGCAAGATGGAAATTTATTTGAACCAGCAGTTCAGGTTACAAGAGAAAAAGCTGCTAAAACATTATATTTTATGTGGGTGATGAGTAATGATGTTAATGATTTAGATGATTTATCTCATATAAATCATGCTAGATAG